A DNA window from Christiangramia salexigens contains the following coding sequences:
- a CDS encoding response regulator transcription factor: protein MEKKQLLIVSKNHVFIDDIMERLSMDYEISSEKSIHAAYTIALNLLPDVIVFDKTSYNKISHFKNLKNFKSTHFLSKTFLIVHARAEEISILKKKYRGIIDDYLYANMKPNQIIDKIKKCIAPTSNNVNYWHDCFMGLFNLIAKPIVLLDQNNIIAMNDEFRNTFKTERTKNYRLTDFVNVENKTKVKTSLRNFARGKHMKAVTNTSLLVHNDKLRNAHISFSKLSRSVNDQFVMIIDFSGEDVIDNNIGSHSAQVEKCFKENSDITEFSFTKREKEIIALLCKGYKTKEISDALFISPKTIEKHRSNIIKRTNSETILESIIYAINHNLVDLPLS, encoded by the coding sequence ATGGAAAAGAAACAGCTTTTAATTGTTAGTAAAAACCATGTGTTTATTGATGATATCATGGAACGTTTAAGTATGGATTACGAAATCTCTTCCGAAAAATCAATACATGCTGCATACACGATTGCCCTTAACTTACTTCCGGATGTAATAGTGTTTGATAAAACTTCATATAACAAAATATCCCATTTTAAAAATCTGAAAAATTTCAAATCCACTCACTTTTTATCGAAAACTTTTTTGATCGTTCATGCCAGGGCGGAGGAAATCTCAATCCTGAAAAAGAAATATCGGGGTATTATAGATGACTACTTGTATGCCAACATGAAACCTAACCAGATCATAGATAAGATTAAAAAGTGCATCGCGCCAACTTCCAATAATGTGAATTACTGGCATGATTGCTTTATGGGTCTATTTAATTTGATCGCTAAACCAATTGTTCTTTTAGATCAAAATAATATCATCGCCATGAACGATGAGTTCAGGAATACCTTTAAAACTGAAAGGACAAAAAATTACAGACTTACTGATTTTGTAAATGTTGAGAACAAAACTAAGGTGAAAACCAGTCTTAGAAATTTTGCCAGAGGGAAACATATGAAGGCGGTTACCAATACCTCTCTTTTAGTTCATAATGATAAACTGCGCAATGCTCATATTAGCTTTTCAAAATTAAGCAGGTCTGTGAATGATCAGTTCGTAATGATCATCGATTTTTCGGGAGAAGACGTTATTGATAACAATATTGGAAGTCATTCAGCCCAGGTGGAAAAATGCTTTAAAGAAAATAGCGATATAACAGAATTCAGCTTTACAAAACGAGAAAAAGAGATCATTGCACTTTTATGTAAAGGTTATAAGACCAAGGAAATTTCGGATGCTCTATTTATATCTCCCAAAACTATAGAGAAACACCGTTCCAACATTATTAAGAGAACAAACTCAGAAACTATTTTAGAGAGTATTATATATGCGATAAATCATAACCTGGTTGATCTGCCTCTGTCTTAA